The Spirosoma oryzicola region CGGACAGCGAAATAGTATGTCATTGATAATCCCGATTCACGGTACGGCCCGTCCGAAAGATGCTGACCGCGAAGCAATGGATTCGGTCATGACGTCTGGCCATACGGCTTTAGTGTCGGGTGGGTTCATGCCTATACATCGGAATAATTCGACTACGCACGAACTGCATGATCCGATTTCAACTCAGACCGGAAAGGTTACAAACAGTCTGATAATGCTACCGTATCACGGCGGGAGTAAGCAGGCAAACCACGTTTCGGAGCCAACGACTACCATACCGGGCAACGATAGTATCTCGCTGGTTGATGCAAAGCCGCAAATCGATGATTGTTATTTCCGGATGCTGCAACCCAAAGAAACGGCACTCGCTCAGGGCTTCCGAATCGATTACAAAATTCTCGGCAATAAGTCGGATCAGCAAAAGCAGATTGGCAACGCTAACCCACCCCCAACAATGGAATTACTTGTTTCACGCTGTGTAGCATCACTATTATGAACGACTATCAATACCGCACCTTACCCCGCTACGCCAACAGCGATTTGTCTGAACTCAAGCGCTTAAATCTTGGCGAGAAGTTTATGGCAACTCAGAAGTCATTGGACTTTGGCACCGCCTTTCATACGCTTATTCTCGAACCTGCAAAGCGTCAATCTATACTCACTGCTACAGGTATTGAAATGAGTGACCTTATCAGTCTGTACGTGATGGAAGAGCGAATAAATGCTTTTTCGGACCTGCGCGTGATGTTTGCCGATGCAGAGAAAGAAACCGTTCGCCAGTGGGTTTGTCCGATTACGGGTTTGCCGCTCAAAGCCAAGTTGGACGCCGTTATCATGCCCCGTCGTCGGCACCTGGTTGATTTGAAAACAACGTCCTGTAAATCACTAGCTGATTTTTTAGAATCGTGCTACTCCTTTGATTATGACCGGCAGGCCGCGTTTTATCTGTCGTCCGACCCGAATGCGGCTTTCTTTGAGTTTGTCGGCGTTCAGAAAGTGCCACCCTACAACGTGTATCGATTGGCGTTTCACAAGTCCGACGAGTTTATCAAATATGGACAAAAGAAGATGGAGTTCTGGTTACAGAGAGCCTACGAAGAAAGCCTGAAAGAAGACGGTTGGCGACCAAGCAGCTGGAGTAGAAAGGAGGTGGAACAGGTATGAAAGTAAGATTCTCGTTCGACGCATGCAAAGCCGTTGCATTGGAGGTAGATATGGATTTTGCGCCACAAGGAGGACAGCAGGTTCGGTTTCCTCCATCGGTATTGAAAGACAAAGACGGAAACATGGTCTTTTCGCCAGACGATTATAAGTTTATTTATTTCGAAGTGCTCAGTTCCGATATAATCTTCTCGGACGACATGAGCTATTATATACAGGTTGATCTAACCCCAGAAGAACAATAGGCTATGTTAACTCAGCAACAGAAAATAGACATTTGGGCCGAAAAGGACCGACTAACTGAAGAATTGTCATTTACCGCCGAAGAGGAAAAGCAGCGACGAACAGAACTACGAAATCAGATTGAGTTCTGTAATAAACAACTTGTTCAGGAACGAATGGAGCCAGTAGAGAATTCGAGGGAGTAATAAAAGCCCGGTCGTGATTGGCCGGGCTTCTTTGTTTACTGATCAAACTGTTCAGTCAGAATGTACTTATTGAGCGAAGCCATATTCGCTTTTACTTTCTGATCACAGGCTTCAAGGGTACGAATCAGGTTCTTTTCGGGAAATCGTTTAAACTCCTGAATCGGCTTGTTTGGGTCAGACAAGCTCCGCTGAACGTATAAATTGCCGACTTTGATATGATAACCCGATTCTTTGGCGTCAAACTGCGTTTCGGTATGGAGCAATACGCGAAGCTGATCAATCTTCTTTTTGTCGGGCGTTACCGCTTCACCAAATCCCCTAGCAATCAACTCGCCGGTCGCTTCGTCATTCAGTTTGAGTACCTGGTCGGGTGATTTGTACATCAGAACGAACCAGCGCCGGGCGCGTCGAAAGATTTCCGCTTTGCTCATGTCGGGCACCTTCACATCTTCAGTGTAGACAACCTTATCACCTTCGAGCGGTAAAACGCCTTTGTATTTCTCCTGACAGAAGGCCGAAGCCGTGACGAATAGCAATAGTACAGTAAACAGTTTCTTCATATAGTCATTTTTGCGCGAAGTAATCATAACGCGATCAATCGCAAAAACTACTGTACTAAGCGGTTATCGTATTATCTACAATAAATCATTTGTTGTACAATTATTATTTTAAAATATTAGTTATAATTGTAACAAGTATTGTAGAGGTTTGTCCACAGTACTACTACCGTAACTTTTAAGAACTCTTCTCTCAATGCCTTTCCCCGAAGGAAATCAATTCTGGAAGCTCCGTAGCTCCCACGGTCGCGACAAGCTGTTTGCGTCGCCAGAATTGCTATGGCAAGCGGCAACTGAATACTTTGAATGGTGCGACAGTAATCCCTGGAATAGAATAGAGTATAAGGGGGCTGATATCGTCCGTGTTGAGGTGCCTACTTCCCGTCCGTACACACTACAGGGTTTGTGTGTTTACTGCGAAACCTCTCTTCAGTGGTGGGATCAATTCAAGAAGAATCAGGCCAACCATGATTTTTTTGATATCATAACGCGTATAGAGCAAATTATCTATACTCACAAGTTTGAAGGGGCTGCTGTCGGTGCATTTAATCCAAGCATCATTGCCCGCGATCTTGGTTTAGCCGAGAAATCAGAAGTAAAAGCAACGGGTACGCATTCGGTGCGCCGTGACGAGGAATCAGGGGATATAATCATTGAAAGCATATGATTAAGCTCCGTTTGTCAGGCAGTATGTTCACGACGGCTTACCGGAAGCTGAGAGCCGCTATTCAAAAAGCGACGCGTTTTGTTATCTTTTTCGGCGCGGCTGATAGCTCCAAGTCGTATTCCGCGCATCAGGATTTAGTGCTTGATTTGATGACAGCCAAAGACGACATCCTGGTTGTCCGTAAAAACAGCGCTCACATTCGCGAATCCTGCTACAAGCTACTCAAATCAATTATTGTTGCCTGGGGCCTGGCTTCGTCGTTTGATTTCTTCTACTCGTCCGATAAGCGGGAGATTGTCTACAAAGAAACGGGCCGTAAGATTGCGTTTACGGGTATCAACGATCCTGAATCACTTAAATCGATCTTTGGCTTTTACCGGCTACTGATTGAAGAGGCTAATCAACTGGATTGGGAGGATTTCTTGGAGCTTAATCGCCGGTTGCGCTCCAATCAGTCGATTCAGATTATTATGCTGCTCAATCCAGTCTCTGAACAGCACTGGATTAAAGCAAGGCTAATCGACAACCCGGCGTATAGTGGTGACGTAACATCGTGCCACGTTACCTATCACGATAATGAGTACATCACCCGTGAGCGCGTCGCTGAGCTGGAGCGGCTCAAAGAAGTTGACGAGTACCAGTACCGGGTCTACGTACTTGGTTTGTGGGGCATTATCAAGCCCGAGAATCCCTTCTTTCACAAGATTGATCCGAACCGGCATTTTGGTAAGGTCATTTACGATCCGAAGCTTCCCGTTTACCTGGCTTTCGACTTTAACAAGGTCAACTCCGTTACGGTGCGCCAGAAGCAGCCAGGCAAGTCAGGTGGTTTAGTGCCCCGTTTTCTCAAAGAGATTCACAAAGGCGGTGAGGGTGCCGACCTGGAAGAAATCTGCAAAGAGTTGTCGTTCGATTATGGTCGTAATATGATCCTGGTTACGGGTGATGCGTCGGGGAATCAGGGACGGTCTGAAACTAAAGGCAATCGTACTGCCTGGATGCTGATCAAAGGTTATTTCCGCGACAACAATGTATCGTTCATCAACTACGATGCGGTGCCCTCGTCGAATCCAAGTCATACCGAATCCCGATTTGTCTGCAATGCGCTGGTTCATCACTGGAAAGATGATTTTCTGATTGATCGCGACAACTGCCCGACACTGTGCGCCGACGTCATCAAGATGAAAACGAATACAGACGGCGGGCTGGATAAGAAGGATTGCGATAAGTACAACTACGGACACGTCGGCGACTGTGGTCGCTATGATCTCTGCAATTTCGAATACACCACGTTTAAAAACCTTGGCCATTACCAGAAGAAAGCCGCATAACCATGAACCCCGAACCCCTACCCACCGCAACCCGTACCTTATCGCCTGAGACAGTGCAGAAGTACATGCTCGCTTTGAATGAACTGGCTAGTACGCTGTCTATCTATTCGTTCAAGCCAATTGATGTTAGCGAATTCTGCAAGCGTCACGACATCAAGCCATCGTTCTTCGACGCGCTTCGTGATTTGAATAAACTGGAGCTTGATCTAACGAAGGGTGTACAGGAGGGTATGTTCTTCAAGATGGACAAAGAGTTGTACGCTGTTACGCCTGACGAGATTGTTGCGCAGATGCGTCGTAATGGTCACAAGACAGCGAAGAAACAGGCCGAAGCCACATTCGAAGCCATCAAAGAAGTAACTGCTACCAATTTTAATGACCTTGATGCAATGGCGAAAGGTGTTGAGTTGATGAAATCTGCTGAGGAGATAGAAACCGCAAAGGCCAATTGCGTCGCTGGTCCAAACTGCTCGACTAGTGTTTGTATGGGCTGCTCAGGGTCGATTGGTAAGTCACATTTGAATATAACAGCGGAAGAGGCTCAGCAGATTATGCAGGAAGCGGAAACCTTCGAGCAAATTGAAGCCGCTCAGGTTAAGCCGGTTCCTAATGCGCTCAAGGACTGGTCCGCTGATTCGCGGCTTGAACCTCGCCTGCTTTCTCGTCCCTACAAAATCAGCCTCAAAGCGGATAGTCTGGAATTGACGATGGAGGTCAACACAACCGAAGATTCCGACATCCTTGATGCTGTGCTATTCAAGCTAAATCGTGAGTCTTTATCCGTAGTGCTTAAGTAGCGTACAACAACCCACCGTAACCGTAACCCTTTACCATGCAATTCTGTAAACCACGCGAAGGCCAAGCCTGCTTTCTGTATCAGGGCGAAAGTAGCCAGGCTCGATTAGACGAGTTCCTCAAAACCTGTGGCGGTACGGCTTCCAAGCTGGAAGGTGTCAAAGCGGTATTCGTGACCGTCGTCAAAGGTGAGCCGCGGCACATCTACGCCATGCCGGGTTCGTGGGTACGATGCCTCGGTCCTGCGCAGTTTACAGCGATGTCCGGTCAGAAGTTTCAACAACAATACGAACTCGTATAGCTATGGCACGTACAATCATTCGCCCCGATCTCAGGCCAAAGCCTAAGCCAGTACAAAAGTTTCAGAAGAAGGAGACACCAGAGCAGCTACTTGAACGAATGGCTCATATCATGAGCATGAATCGAAAGCTTGATTCTGGCGAATATGGGCTTGACCAGAATTTCAATGTCGTATCGCTTAAGGATAATCCAAAGGCCGTACCCGTTCCTCACTATGCCCGAAATAAACGACGCCATGCAGACAAGTAATCCCTTCGAAAAGACCGTTGGCCTCAAAGGTGTGCAGCCCGAATCCGTCAACTTTCCGGTTTGGATCAACGACTTGCCCGGTATGTCTACTGAACTGGTTAGCGCAGTTGCGGACAGCGAAGACGAATCCGACGACGATCCTTCCGGTATCAAAGCAACATGGGCAAGGGTTTGTCGGCTTGGCCTTGAAACGCTGTCAACGATGCTCGAAGGCGAGTTGAGCAAGTCAGCAGATTTCAGCTACATCGGCACCAGAACGGGGAATCTGACAGGTGAAGCATCGGACGTTGTACTGCTTCCGGCTGCTCAGTGGAAAGGCTATATCGTCAATGCCCAAGTCAGCAAAGACGACGAGCTATTTGTAAAATGTCTCACTGTTGCTTGCGCCAACGAAGAGGATACAACTACTCGTATTCGGGTATTTGATCCAAAAGGCAAGGCATTGTTTGAGAAGGACGATGTTGTTGTAAAGCCAGACATCAATGTGTTGGATATTGGCTATATAGCTCGTTCGCCTTTCGGTCGCTCAATACATCTGTTTGTTGCTATTGACGCAACAGAACTGTCGCTGAATGTGCTTGGCGATGGCCAGGAATGGGATTGCACAGACTTCAATTTCTATCTCGACAGTGTTAAGTCTCCGACTAATCTAATCAACAGTATAGGCAACGTTGATGCGGCTGACACAACCAGCATCTTACTCGAAGCCTACGTTCGGCGCTCGCTGATTGATCAGATTGCGAAATACGAAGATCGCTTTCGTTGGGCGTATGCGTACGTTGTCGGCTCTTTGTTGATGACCGACAAACTAGCCTCGCCGAATATCAATCTGTTCACCAATACCAACCGCTTGTTCACGGAGGAACACAGGGTTGAGTTGATGGATGAAGCGAAAAAGAAGGTTTGCCCCATCGCTCGGGACATTATCAAGGCACTCCGACCAACGCCCGCTTTGCAGCAACCAAACCCTGACGATCAGCGGGGCTATTATCCAGGATCATTTATTTAAAACTATACAGTATGGAAGCCAACGAAAAGATTGAGCTAATGAAGTTAGCAGCTGCTATGTCACATGACGTAGAATCGACAATTAAGAACTACAAGAAACTTTTAGAAACGGTTCTGAAACCGTAAAGCCATGTTTACTCAATCCTTTGATTTGGGTTTGGTTGCTCGGGATCTGCTACGCGACGTACAACTCGCTGACCGCAATCTGTCCATCAACCTACGTCGGGCTGGTATCGATTCGGCAGCGCTGATTGTGTACCGAATCCAAATCAAAGGTGAGGGTTCCGAAAACCAGCGACTACTGTCAAAAGCAAAGCTCCGCGTTGGCGCTTACTCGAAAGGATGGGCGAAGGATCGTACAAGTCGGGGTCGGCAGATTGATCACGTCGATTTTACGGATAAAGGCGATCTGATGCGAAGCTTTGTCGTACTCGAAGTAACTGACAAGCTGGTAACCGTTGGCTTTCTCAATGATGAACAGGCCGATAAAGCCGAGTACTTAGAAGCGTATTTCGGTGAAGCCTTTTACCTGAGTCCTGACGAACAGGAACAAGTGTTAACCGCACTTGCCAATAGTATACTAGACGATATAGATAAATGAAGCCTAAAACATTCGATTTCAACTGGTTCAACCTACACCCGACGTTCTTTCTGGTATTCGGCCAGTACGTCAAACTCTTCAATCTGTTTAATCGCCGATCCGCCGAAGATGGGCACCTTTGGGGCGTTGGCTTAATTCAGATAGGTAACAGACACTTGTTCTTCGTCGGCTCCGATGGCAGCATGAAGCGACTGGCGTTTCTATTCGTCCATCTGATTGGATTCAGAAAGATCGCGATTCCGTTTGATCGAATCCACCATTTAGAGCAGTCGTATGGCTGGCTAATTCTGCCAACCCCGAAAGGGTGGATTGCCTTTTTCGACCGGAAAGAGCTTCGGAACTGGAATAACGACCTGGTCGCAAAGTATAGCTTCTCGCAACGATTCAAGCTTGTAACAAAAGATCGCTTTCACAACTGTACAGCAACCGGACGATACTAACATGAAATCACTCGCTAAAGCCGCTATCATCATTGCTTGCATGCTACTGTCCGGCTACATGACGATGCAAGGTCACTCCGAAATGGGTGTCCTGTTTCTGCTATTCGCTGGTTTGGTTGCTGTCTTTTACGAAGCTCAGTGGAAATGATACGTTTTTCTATAAGTGGAGAAGGGCCAAGGTACTGGCATTCAACCGCTGATCTGATGGTAAACGGTAAGCGTATTCGCATATGGCAACTGTTCAGAAAACGGTATCCATATTCCAGCAAACCGCACTCTGGCTTTGTGATCTTCAACGTGAAAAGCTATTTCTTGTTTGCCATAGATCGCAACAGTAAACGCACAGATCTGATCCTTTTCGGGCACTACTTCACATTTAAGCACAAATGATACAGGACACTATCGACAACATTAATGGGCTTATCAAGCGAGCGATACCTTCCCCGGAAATTCAGGTGGAAGGTATTGTCGTACTCGTCCATGATCAGCAGGAAAACGCGGTTACTGTCAAGCTAGGCGATACAGAAACTCGCTTCTCGCTTGACAGCAAACTCGTGTTTCAGTCGCTTCATCTGGTTGATGGCTACATACCGCGTGATCAGGACACCTTCGGCTCGTTTACTGATACGGTGTACGACGTTCGCTTTGTGCTGGTTGGTGTATCCAAGAAACGCAGCAATATCAATGTAGCGCTCAACGCACTACGTGAAACGAGTTATATCAAGATCGATGGTGTAGAGAATGATACATTGTCGGTCCTGACTCGCTATTTCAAAGTAAAAGCGGATCAAAACAAGAACTACGATCCGGCTTTGTTTGCTTTCGCGATTCGCTACCATATCGAAGGCGTTGCTGACGAAGATTTTACCGAAGTATTTGCAATCGATTAACTATCCACACAATGAAAAAGATCGCATTACTGTTACTGCTCAGTATCGGATTCGCTCAGGCGCAATCGGTTACCGACGTAGCAAGCTACACCATCACAAAGTCCGGCGCTGGCATTAAGATATCCGGTAGTCAGGGACTGGTCAAGTATTACTCCGCACCGACGATAACCGGTGAGCCGCGCATCTTATTTCCGGCGGTATCGGCTGTTATCAAGATTACCTCGGCGAGTTCGGTGTCTGAAATGCCTATCTCGTACATCAAAGTCGTTGGCTCGGAAACAGCGAGTAATACATTAAGCGGGGTTATTGATCAGATATCGGCGCTTATTGGTTCGGGTACATCAGGCACCGTTACCCCCGCACCCGCGACGTTTGGGGCTACAGCGCCCACCTCCGCTGACTACACAACTAGTCAGACGATTACGACGACCAATGTGCTCAAGATCCTCATTGAAAATGTGGGTACCACAGCCGCAACCTTCACCTATTCGGGACTCAGCTACACCTTCGTGCAGGGTGATCAACGCGTGTTTGATGCGGTGTACGATGCGACGAGCAACAAGCTGATTCCGATTGCCAGTCTGGTCATTAACCCCTCCGCGTCGGCTCCGATTCGGGTAACCCGCTTTTTGAAACAATGAGAAATGTATTCGTGATGGTGTTGGCGCTGTGGTCGGGAGTGGCTATGGCGCAGCTAGGGAGCGGGGTGAGTAAGGCGGTGTATGCGAATGATAAGCTGGTTCAGGCGGGGATGGATAGTTTGCAGAGCGCGCAGATTAGCGCGAACACGACTAAGCTTACTCCCTTGCAAAGTCTGACGACTGTTGTTGTTTTCCCTAAAAACATCTTTGACGCGGGCGCTGTACTCAAAGACGTCTTTATTAACAACGCGGACGGCTCATTTGTCACTTCTGGGGCTACGGGGTGGACAGTTACAGGCGCATTACCTGTTTCATTTGGCACCTATACAATTTCAGGTCTGCCGTCTACGACCTCGAAAGCGGTGCGGTTCGAGAATGCGGTTGGTAGCGTAGTTGGGGTCTGGAATATTGCTACGCAGGGAACAACCTTCACCGTGCCTGTGGGTAGCACAGTTGCTTATATTACCCTTTCGCGGGCGGACGAGGTATTGAATCTTTCAGGGGTACAAATCGAGCAGGGAAGTGTTGCTACCGCTTACTCTGCCTATTTCCCTCCTTTTTCCAGGACAACTCTTAATGCTAATACAATCCCGGTCATCAGTCCGCGCGCAGTTACCAGCAAAAACCTGTTCACTGGGCAAAATACGCGGGACGGGTATTTTCTGGAAAACACGGGGCTTGAAACTGCCAACAGTACCTATAGCTACACAGACTTTATCGCTGTCAAGCCTGGGTTAACCTACACCGGATGGGACGGGGTGAACGGGATGCGGAAGACTACGTTTTACGATGCATCTAAAAATGTGGTGAGCGGTGGCTCAACGAATCTAATTACCTCGTTTACGGTTCCATCTGGCGTAGCGTACGCGCGGGTTAGTTACTTTTCAGCCCGAAAAGCTTCGTTTCAGTTCGAGCAAAGTGCAAGCGCAACGACGTTTCAGGCGTATTTTACGCCTATCACAACAGGCTTCTACGCCAATGAAACGTATATTCCCTTTCCATCTAGTCAGGAAACGAAAGTCACCCTGAAAGATGTGGAGCGACTCACGTTTTTTGGTGATTCATACACCGATGGCGTCGATCAGCTAAAGGGGAAAAGCTACATGTCAATCCTTTCGCTGTTTTCGGATTGGAACTTCGAAAACTACTCGTTGGCGGGTAACACGTTTGCCAGTATCCTGACGCGAATTCAGAACAACGACAAGACGTTTCATTCCAGCGTCGGCATCAAGGACTTTTCGGGGGGCGGTTACGCGATGATTCTCTCGTGGACGAACGAGTTTGCCGCCAATCCCATCAATGCGACCAATCAGCTTACCATCTATCTAAGCAGCTTAAAGAGCCTGTGCGACGCGGTTAAGGCGCTGGGCTACAAGCCTATTATCGCAAACGAGTACTATACCGGTAACGGAACG contains the following coding sequences:
- a CDS encoding DUF4468 domain-containing protein, producing MKKLFTVLLLFVTASAFCQEKYKGVLPLEGDKVVYTEDVKVPDMSKAEIFRRARRWFVLMYKSPDQVLKLNDEATGELIARGFGEAVTPDKKKIDQLRVLLHTETQFDAKESGYHIKVGNLYVQRSLSDPNKPIQEFKRFPEKNLIRTLEACDQKVKANMASLNKYILTEQFDQ
- a CDS encoding PBSX family phage terminase large subunit, translated to MIKLRLSGSMFTTAYRKLRAAIQKATRFVIFFGAADSSKSYSAHQDLVLDLMTAKDDILVVRKNSAHIRESCYKLLKSIIVAWGLASSFDFFYSSDKREIVYKETGRKIAFTGINDPESLKSIFGFYRLLIEEANQLDWEDFLELNRRLRSNQSIQIIMLLNPVSEQHWIKARLIDNPAYSGDVTSCHVTYHDNEYITRERVAELERLKEVDEYQYRVYVLGLWGIIKPENPFFHKIDPNRHFGKVIYDPKLPVYLAFDFNKVNSVTVRQKQPGKSGGLVPRFLKEIHKGGEGADLEEICKELSFDYGRNMILVTGDASGNQGRSETKGNRTAWMLIKGYFRDNNVSFINYDAVPSSNPSHTESRFVCNALVHHWKDDFLIDRDNCPTLCADVIKMKTNTDGGLDKKDCDKYNYGHVGDCGRYDLCNFEYTTFKNLGHYQKKAA
- a CDS encoding SGNH/GDSL hydrolase family protein encodes the protein MRNVFVMVLALWSGVAMAQLGSGVSKAVYANDKLVQAGMDSLQSAQISANTTKLTPLQSLTTVVVFPKNIFDAGAVLKDVFINNADGSFVTSGATGWTVTGALPVSFGTYTISGLPSTTSKAVRFENAVGSVVGVWNIATQGTTFTVPVGSTVAYITLSRADEVLNLSGVQIEQGSVATAYSAYFPPFSRTTLNANTIPVISPRAVTSKNLFTGQNTRDGYFLENTGLETANSTYSYTDFIAVKPGLTYTGWDGVNGMRKTTFYDASKNVVSGGSTNLITSFTVPSGVAYARVSYFSARKASFQFEQSASATTFQAYFTPITTGFYANETYIPFPSSQETKVTLKDVERLTFFGDSYTDGVDQLKGKSYMSILSLFSDWNFENYSLAGNTFASILTRIQNNDKTFHSSVGIKDFSGGGYAMILSWTNEFAANPINATNQLTIYLSSLKSLCDAVKALGYKPIIANEYYTGNGTYGNLVQSALSEFAQREGYVYVDVAQKAQLIRGTPDNPKYWYGSHPGTRTNTVFWSPMMRHIHALPRPRQAIKIFPKRTSYTQSGINDFLYTDYSNRAKMFKEIFLSQHPMGSSVEKYYDDLTTLNGLGTYTGQTVNDYLKLMNSETVSIADYALVECVVNATAGNVTTFGLGLSDVGATVYVRDYVSNAWVQLTKTAQADGSAVYYITNTKNQISYDKATFLIYKSGGYALQNPYYKWSGTVGKDMNQRSLPVDLASSELLTTPTFSNSSLTGWTVTGTVTGTTPDNTPAGANLIATVDQTNFVSQTVNFAAESERTRKIQIKVIARRNPAAFSSSNAYPSASAITDDTYDLASLGIDLTLNSNNILYFSRNVGLHWTEALVEFQLPPNMSSVTVTLKSRDLQIELAKASVKIEP
- a CDS encoding DNA-packaging protein, giving the protein MPFPEGNQFWKLRSSHGRDKLFASPELLWQAATEYFEWCDSNPWNRIEYKGADIVRVEVPTSRPYTLQGLCVYCETSLQWWDQFKKNQANHDFFDIITRIEQIIYTHKFEGAAVGAFNPSIIARDLGLAEKSEVKATGTHSVRRDEESGDIIIESI
- a CDS encoding PD-(D/E)XK nuclease-like domain-containing protein, producing the protein MNDYQYRTLPRYANSDLSELKRLNLGEKFMATQKSLDFGTAFHTLILEPAKRQSILTATGIEMSDLISLYVMEERINAFSDLRVMFADAEKETVRQWVCPITGLPLKAKLDAVIMPRRRHLVDLKTTSCKSLADFLESCYSFDYDRQAAFYLSSDPNAAFFEFVGVQKVPPYNVYRLAFHKSDEFIKYGQKKMEFWLQRAYEESLKEDGWRPSSWSRKEVEQV